The following are encoded together in the Humulus lupulus chromosome 5, drHumLupu1.1, whole genome shotgun sequence genome:
- the LOC133777712 gene encoding G-type lectin S-receptor-like serine/threonine-protein kinase LECRK1, translating into MAYLSIVFMLLSASAISFPFLVSADNETIALGASLVPVATTSRDQHSVWSSPSGYFSFGFYPFRQGYAIGIWLVGAEENTTVWTANRNNAPILASSSPKLVLERFKLVLITADGPEILVANSSVPVSSASMLDNGNFVLYDKNHKITWQSFDHPTDTILQGQYLTAGARLFSNKSTSDPGEGDFFLIMQTDGNLVLYAKKYMVRVQDAYWASDTRVEELIGYELYLNETGLLAVVQLNESPVILPLNKEYNSYDSPEKNVVTIYRATLDVDGSFRLYSHRRGETEGFKESNLWSSIINPCNVHGYCGLNSYCTIFDAASTCKCIPGTGYSYSENEKAIDCLRKYQWRGCKDGGEENTTSYTMEEMENIVWGSDPYDEGQMSSNHCKNQCLEDCNCGMAHYEKSSANCRKYQLPLVYVRRDFSQSTTAFFKVGKTVSSNNTVEKTPKPRNQGVTNRNMVQILVLVLGLTVFSFVALAIFGMYAFKIRDLRYKRLRDIGNLSMVGDQLTLRVFSYNDLKRATNGFKEVLGKGSFGTVYKGTLNRGRKLVAVKRLEKLVEEGETEFLSEMRAIGRANHKNIVRLLGYCAQGSKRLLVYEFMSYGSLANIIFNNESKRLDWKDRVRIAIEVARGILYLHEECRTPIIHCDIKPQNILMDDFWTAKISDFGLAKLLMPDQTRTMTRVRGTRGYLAPEWQKNFPISVKTDVYSYGIVLLEIICCRSNLEVNVEDTDEIVLASWVYKCFSSMELDKLVIGEEVDKKTLENMVKVGLWCIQDDPTLRPSMKSVVLMLEGITEISVPPCPTYSPNFM; encoded by the coding sequence ATGGCTTACTTGTCAATTGTTTTCATGCTGCTCTCTGCCTCGGCCATATCATTTCCTTTCCTTGTATCAGCAGACAATGAAACTATCGCACTGGGCGCTTCACTTGTCCCGGTAGCTACTACTAGCCGTGATCAGCACTCCGTTTGGTCTTCACCATCTGGTtatttttcctttggattttatCCTTTTCGCCAAGGCTATGCCATCGGAATCTGGTTAGTCGGAGCTGAGGAGAACACCACCGTTTGGACAGCAAATCGTAATAATGCACCGATACTCGCCTCCAGTAGCCCAAAACTAGTCCTTGAGCGTTTTAAGCTCGTCCTGATTACAGCAGATGGACCAGAAATACTTGTCGCCAATTCGAGTGTCCCTGTTTCTTCTGCATCCATGCTCGATAATGGCAACTTTGTTCTATATGATAAAAATCACAAGATCACTTGGCAGAGTTTCGATCACCCAACTGATACGATCCTGCAGGGTCAGTATTTGACTGCGGGTGCTAGGCTGTTTTCGAACAAGTCCACGAGTGATCCCGGAGAAGGAGATTTCTTTCTAATCATGCAAACAGATGGAAACCTTGTCCTGTATGCAAAAAAATACATGGTTCGGGTTCAAGATGCGTATTGGGCCTCCGATACTCGGGTTGAAGAGCTCATCGGGTATGAGCTCTATCTTAACGAAACTGGCCTTCTAGCCGTAGTACAGCTTAACGAGTCTCCGGTGATCCTTCCATTGAACAAAGAATACAATTCATACGACAGTCCTGAAAAAAATGTAGTTACTATATATCGCGCAACTCTTGACGTAGATGGAAGCTTTCGGTTATATTCGCACAGGCGTGGTGAGACAGAAGGTTTCAAAGAATCCAATCTGTGGTCATCGATTATCAATCCTTGTAATGTGCATGGTTATTGTGGCTTAAACAGCTACTGCACAATATTTGACGCAGCATCAACGTGTAAGTGTATTCCCGGAACTGGTTATTCTTATTCCGAAAATGAAAAGGCTATCGACTGCTTGAGAAAATATCAATGGAGGGGGTGTAAAGATGGTGGGGAAGAGAATACTACTTCCTATACTATGGAAGAGATGGAGAATATAGTTTGGGGTAGTGATCCGTACGACGAAGGGCAAATGTCTTCAAACCACTGTAAGAATCAGTGTTTGGAAGACTGCAATTGTGGCATGGCGCATTACGAGAAGAGCTCTGCAAACTGTAGGAAATATCAGCTTCCCTTGGTATATGTAAGAAGAGATTTTTCACAGTCAACAACGGCTTTCTTCAAGGTGGGCAAAACAGTCAGTTCGAACAACACAGTAGAAAAGACGCCGAAGCCGAGGAATCAAGGCGTGACGAACAGGAACATGGTGCAAATTCTTGTCTTAGTTCTTGGCCTCACTGTGTTTTCGTTTGTTGCACTTGCGATTTTCGGTATGTATGCTTTTAAGATTCGTGACCTGAGGTACAAAAGGCTGAGGGACATTGGAAATCTAAGCATGGTTGGCGATCAGCTTACTTTGAGAGTGTTTTCGTACAATGATCTCAAAAGGGCAACGAATGGATTCAAAGAAGTGTTGGGAAAAGGATCGTTCGGAACTGTTTACAAAGGGACCTTAAACAGAGGCCGAAAACTTGTTGCGGTGAAAAGACTTGAAAAGCTGGTTGAAGAAGGTGAGACGGAGTTCCTTTCTGAGATGCGGGCAATTGGAAGAGCTAACCACAAGAACATAGTTCGGTTGTTGGGATACTGCGCTCAAGGATCGAAAAGGCTTTTGGTTTACGAGTTCATGAGCTATGGTTCCCTAGCAAATATTATATTCAATAACGAATCCAAGCGCTTGGATTGGAAGGACAGGGTAAGAATTGCGATTGAGGTAGCCAGAGGCATTCTCTATCTTCATGAAGAGTGTAGGACACCGATCATCCACTGTGATATTAAGCCTCAAAACATTTTGATGGATGATTTTTGGACGGCTAAGATCTCTGATTTTGGGCTGGCAAAGCTACTCATGCCAGACCAAACAAGAACTATGACAAGGGTAAGAGGGACAAGAGGGTACTTGGCCCCTGAATGGCAAAAGAACTTTCCAATCTCTGTTAAAACAGATGTTTATAGCTATGGGATAGTTCTCCTGGAAATTATATGTTGCAGGTCCAATTTGGAAGTTAATGTGGAAGATACTGATGAGATTGTTCTAGCTAGTTGGGTTTACAAGTGCTTTTCCTCTATGGAGCTGGATAAGCTTGTGATTGGTGAAGAAGTAGATAAGAAGACATTGGAGAACATGGTGAAGGTGGGTTTGTGGTGCATTCAAGATGATCCAACTCTTCGTCCTTCAATGAAAAGTGTGGTGTTGATGTTAGAAGGGATTACTGAGATCTCTGTTCCTCCATGCCCAACTTATTCCCCCAATTTTATGTGA